One region of Mus pahari chromosome 16, PAHARI_EIJ_v1.1, whole genome shotgun sequence genomic DNA includes:
- the Tifab gene encoding TRAF-interacting protein with FHA domain-containing protein B — protein sequence MERPLTVLQVSLYHPTQGPVAFAQVPPQLQHDASRLLVGRGQNTHLQLQLPQLSRYHLSLEPYLEKGSSLLAFCLKVLTRKSCVWVNGLPLRYLEQVPLRTVNRISFSGIQMLVRKEGGASLEAFVCYFHLSPSPLIYRPKAQETDE from the coding sequence ATGGAGAGGCCCCTCACAGTCCTGCAGGTGAGCCTGTACCACCCTACCCAGGGCCCGGTCGCCTTTGCCCAAGTCCCGCCACAGCTGCAACATGATGCCAGCCGGCTGCTGGTTGGGCGAGGACAGAACACCCATCTCCAGCTGCAGCTGCCACAGTTGTCTCGCTACCATTTGTCCCTGGAGCCCTACCTGGAAAAAGGCAGCAGTCTGCTGGCCTTCTGCCTCAAGGTGCTGACCCGCAAGAGCTGTGTGTGGGTCAACGGGCTGCCACTGAGGTACCTGGAGCAGGTTCCCTTGCGCACCGTCAACAGAATCTCCTTCTCTGGCATCCAGATGCTAGTCCGCAAAGAGGGGGGAGCCTCCCTTGAGGCCTTTGTCTGCTACTTCCATCTCAGCCCTTCACCCCTGATTTACAGACCCAAGGCTCAGGAGACAGACGAATGA